In Canis lupus baileyi chromosome 19, mCanLup2.hap1, whole genome shotgun sequence, the sequence CTCCACCAGCACCATGTCGTAGGCGCTCAGCGCCGCGATGAAGATGATGCAGGTCACACCCTCGAAGCAGTGGATCCACTTCTTGCGCTCTGAGCGCTGCCCGCCCACATCGAACATCCTGGGGGGGGCAGTTGAGGCCTGAACCCGCGCAGGGAGCCCCCTGGACGCCCCACAAGCATCCCCTTGCCTCCTAATGCTGGCTGGGACGGGGGGGAACCCTCAGAGGGGCCTGCCCTGAGAAGGGCCCGGGCCTTTCTCCCGGCGGGTATCAGAGAAGGGGCAGGGGCCCCTAGGGAGGGGCCTCCGGGTCTGCTGGGGCCTCGGGGCGCCGCCCCAGCAGCCAGGCCGCGGAGgaagggcgagggcgagggcgggcGCGGGTCGTACCGGAAGTTGAGGTCCTTGAAGGAAAACTGGGTCTCAATGATGCCCGTGGTCTTGACACGCGAGCGCAGCACGTCCTGCTCAGTGGGCACGTAGCCCGGGGTGACCAGGCGCTCCAGGTCCGAGAGGTAGCTGCGGGGGACCGcggggtgtgggtgggtggggtggagcGGCGCCTGGGACCCCGCCTGGGACCCCCGcacccgcgcgccccccgcgctcTCACTAGCCCGCGGAGTCGTTGAGCTGGTACTCAGAGGCGCGTTCGAAACAGGCCTGGATACCCGAGTCCTTCCACAGCCGCTGGATGATGTCCGACATCTCCTTGGGCATCGTGCCCTCTTCGATGGTGTCTGCCATGTGCATCAGCTTCCGGGCATCGTCCTGAGGGCAGGGTGGGAATTGGTGGCGACCGTGGCCCTGAGCCGGGTCTCGCGCCTCGAGTCCCCAGAGGCCCTGCTCAGTCGGCCTCCCTGCACACCTGGCGGGCAGAGTCTCCGTACTGGATGTTGAGCGTGGTCATGGCGCGCACGATGGCGAGGATGGACTGCAGCGTGTTGCCGTAGATGATGGCAATGAACTCGAGGCACTCTTCCAGCGAGTACCCATCCTGGTGGATAATCCTGCGGCCAGGGTGAGCCGGTCAGGGCCAGGGGACTGGTGGGGAAGGACAGGCCCGGAGCGCGTCCGTCCCCACCCTCAGGGACCTCAGAAAGGGCAAAGGCACTCACTTCATCTGCTTGACGATGGTGCTCTTCCCGGACTCCCCCGCACCTGGAAGGGAAGGCCTGCCTCAGAGCTGAGCTGGCTGCACCTTCCCACAACCTCCCCCTACCCCTCACCCTGCAACCAGGCCCGGGAGATGGGGACAGGCCACCGGACTCAAGGCAGGTACCAGTCCAACCCCCAGTTCCACCTGTCCCGACTCCCCCCAAGCAAGGTCCTGGCACCCTGGAGGAAAAACGTTCTTCGTAAATGCCAGGAGTGACAGGGGGCTGGCGGGGGCAATCAACGACCTCGACCTCGTGTGTGCTGGGGAGCTTCCAAGCCCCCTGATATTTGCATTCTTGATTAGGCtgaaaccaaaataaagaaaacctggAGCGCCACGTTGTGGAAGGTTCTGGTACTGCACTCAGGGGATTATTAGAGCCGGGTCAACCTCTGCTTTTCACCTGGTGCAGGGAGGAGGAGTGCCTCCAAGAGGCTCAGAGGGAATTACGCCTTTGAGTGGGGGAGAAGACAGAGCCGACAGCCCCTCTGAGCTTGCCCTCGTGAGGGCTTTGGGCACAGTTAATGAGATTTCTGGCTTAGCCTCTGTCTTCCCTGGGGTGCTCTGGCTTGGTCCCTCTGCCCAATATCTTGATGCCTGACTGGATCCTGGAGAACCTGGGTGGAACCTGCACCGCCCCCTCAAAGCAGCTCCTTCTTCCACTTGTAGGGAGCTAGTGGCCTGGAGACATTGCACCTCTCCTCACCCCCCATGGGACTATGGACAGTGTTTTTTCTATTCTCCACTGGGTCATGTTACCTCTAAAAAGGGACACCCTCTTAGGTCTGCCAACAACAAAGCTCTGGAATCTAAGGGCCGTTGTCTGTGGATGTCCTAGAGGATGCCCACTCCCAGGAGGACTGTTATCCTCTTCTTCTAAGGAAGCAGCCCTATTGTAAGACTCCCAAGGAAGCCTCTGGTTTCTGATCCCTGCCCAGCAGGACTTCTCCAGAGGGGGGAATGCCTGAGGCAGGGCTCTCTGGAGAGGGGTTCTATGGGGTACCCAGCCCTGGGGAGTCAAGGTATTGCATATCAGGACCAGGGCTCCCACTGGGTTCCCTGATCTGTCTTAGGGTCATTCTGCTTCCCAAGTCACCCATGTTTCACAGGAGGGCTACCTGCCTGTCCCCTTCTCCACCCCCTAGCCCCTCACCTAGTGGCAGTGGCCCCACCTGGACCCACACCCGTACCCAAAAGCAGCAGTTTCACGGTTCGAGCATCCTTCTCAGCATCTTCTTTTAGCTTCTTTTCCAGCTCCCTTGAGTGCTTCTCCTCAGCGCTGGCCCCAGCCCCCATGGTCCCGGCAACAGGTGAACAGGATGGTTATTTGGTTCTTCTAGATGGAGAGGATCCCCAGAGCCGGGCTCAGGCTGGCCTCAGGTCTCCCAACACCCTTCTGACCCCAGGACTGGCAATCAACTGGCTTTCCACAGACCTGTGCACCCCCTGGTAGGGCTGCTTAGTAGGATTTGGGGGCCAGGAGTTCCCAAGAGCCAATGAGAGACAAGGACAGGTGAATCCAGCTCAGCCCCCACCCCTTCTAATCAGGCTGGCATGGCCCCAATCCCTCAACTGCTGACTCTGCACCCCTCTCTATGAGCCCCAACCCTCTGGGAGATACTCTGGAAACAGTCTAGCCCCTGCGCCACAGCTCAGTAGGGTCCAGGCTTAGAAAGGGGCAAATAGGACCCTGAGCCCCTAGAGTCAGGGCAGTAGGGGTGGGGCTGGGTAGcagagagtagagggagaagcaagcatgGAGCACCtacccctgcccagccctggacTCCTTATTTTGTAAGCTCATACAAGCCCTGGTGGATGGGTGCCCACATCATCagccccattttactgatgaggaagtAGAGGCTCACACAGAAGGAAGTGTTTGAGAAGGGCTGGGTGACTCTGGATCAGGGTTCCATACTCTGAGAGAgtcaagaaggaagggaagacatTGTGTTTGACTTGTACTGAGGGCTGGATCCGACCTGAGCAGGGCCTCTACACACCTCGATTCAGCAGGCTTGGGGAGGGGACCTGCATGTCTGCTACAcacatgtgcctgtgtgtgtgtgtgtgtgtgtgtgtgtgtgtctcctttgCTGGCATCAACCACAGTGATATGATATGCTTGTCCAtgtgtatactcacatgtacagATGTGCCTGCGTGTCTGTGTTttgtgagtgcatgtgtgcacatatgtagagacacttttgttaatttttctccatGTGCTTGTATGTGTACTTTGCTTATGTGGTAACATGTGCACCAAGGTATTTGTGTCTGGGTGTATAAATGCATGTACATGAGCCGTGCATGCGTTAGTGTGCATGTGCCTGTGCATGTGAGCATGTGCCTGTGAGGGTATGCATTTATGCACGTGTATGCTTGTATATGTGCATACTTGCTGTGCCTCTGcctatgtatacatgtatacctGAGTGCAACAAAGTCTCTAATGTGCAGAGATGGCCTGGCTCTTCCAGAGAATATTTTGCAGGCCTGTGGTCAGATGGGGAAAATGAGTCCTAGAGCAGGTTTCCAGGGGCACGGGGGAGTGGGACTCATTTCCTGTTCTACTCCTGATCTGTTCCCTGTGGGTGCTCTGGGACCTGCCTAAGGGCATCTGTAGGGCATGCCTGCCTCAGCTTAGGGGGTGTAGAGTCTGTGTATAGGTTCGGATGGGACAAGGAGTTACTGCTGGGTGGAAGTTGTTCAGTTAAGCCTGAAGTGTCGAGTTCCCAGGCTCTGGAGATTTCCCACTTCCTGTAGAAAGCCCCAAACCCTGGGCTCTCAAGTTTTTCAGAGTCTTCTGGTTGGACTCCTCCTGGAAACCCAAAGCCTTTTAGTACTCAACTCTGTTGCAGACCCAAGAGACCACAAGGGGGTGCCAGGGCCTCAGATCTTCAGTATTGGAGACTGTCCCTAACCAGTGGGAAATGGATACTGGCCTCTGGGCAGAGGCTGGTGTCTTCAGGTCTACCCTGTTGGGTGGGGTCTGGTAAGGAACCACCAGGAGCAACAGAAGATCTGCACCACTTTTAGCTTCCAGGTtccacccatcccccacctcccacactgGAAGTGGTTCTGCAGCTCCTAGGGATATGGGGCCATGCAGAAGCCCAGGTTTGTTACATGAAGGCAAATCTGGTttctgttgtatttatttaaactGGGCCATACACGGTCCCCCAGTGACCACCTGGCTCTCCCTGCCAGCCAGGTATGGCCATAAGTCCTCCTGGATCCACAGGCCTCCCCAGCTCTTAGCTTCCTCTGCCAGGGCTTGACTCATTAAATTGAAccagggcccccagcccctctctcctctctctcttccagcaGCACCCCACCTGTCCTGGCCTTCACTGCCTCTGGACATCTGCTCACACCAGTCCCTCTGCTGAGAGCCCACTGAAAGGAAGCAGGAAAGATGAGAATGTTGTCAATTTTCAGAGTAGGGGCAGCCTGACTGTGAGGGCTATAGCTTTGTCTGGCCAATACTGAGCCCTTAGCACCCAGTGCAAAGCCCACTGCAAGGCCAGGTGAGAAACCAGTGATCAAACCTGTGAATGAGCAAGTGGAAGCTGAGCTTGTGGGAGCTGTGGGGGTGATGGCCAGGCCACATCAAGGGAGTAGCAGTTAGGCCACAATCTGCGCAGAGGCTGaatccccatcctccctcccctgccaagGAGAAAAGCCAAAGTCCAGTCCCAGAGCCAGTGTTTATTAGCAAGATGGAACCCAAGGGAGGCTGTGGCCTGGGCAGCCGAGGGCTGCCAGGAGCCCCTCCCACCTACCCCCAAAGCCCCCCAGAGCTATTTACACCCATCATCTGAAGTGGTGGGCAGAAGggagccctgggggggggggtgagggctAAAGGCCCCAGGCCTCCACCATGGCCCCCTCTTCCCTCAGCcctgcctgcacctgcccctCTACTATTCTCCCAGCCCCCAAGTCACAGTGGCCCAGAAAAAGCGAAGAGGAGGTAGAGTggccaggcagggagggaaggaggggctggAAGTGTGCCCCAGCCAGGCAGGGCTCCTTTGCTCCTGTCCCCAATAAATAGAGAATAAATACCCGGGAGGGGGCTGGCCTTGACTGAGTGCCCCCTCCCAGGCAGGGCCGGCCTCCTGTGACggccccttcttcccttctctgagtgcatctgagccccccacccccactccccgtcTCCAAAGCAGTCCTCGCGTCCGTGTCTGTGCCAGCGGCACAGCCTGATAGCACACGTTGGCAAAGGTACGCAGTCCGTGCCCTGTCCAGGTAGAGCCTGCTCCCTCCCTGTGTCCTGTAGATTCCGGTGGTGGCTGTCAAGCAGGTGGACTCCCAGCTGAGTCTGGGGACTGTGTGGTCCTGGCCTGGCCCTGCCAACTGGCTGGGCCTGGTTCGGCGGGCTCTGTCTTCTGCGGTCTCTGACCAGTGTGGGTCTAAGTTTTGGACCTTGCTGCCGCTGAGGCAGGCTATATACAACCCACCAATAAATACTGTCTTTGCAGGGGCAGGGTGTGTATAgaatatagatattttatatatatatacatatatatatatatatatcttttatattaaaAGGGACAGGCCTAGGCTGGCCCATTGCAGGGCTCAGACGGCTGGCCTCATGTGTCCGGCGGGTGGTGGCGGCGGTTCCGGGGCTTTTTCTGGTCCTGGGGTTCAGGAGGCCTGGGCGCCCCTGGTGCCTCCCTGGGGCTTGGGGGCACGTGGCGCCAATAGCCCTGGCAGTACTGGTGGATGAGGCCCACTTCTGGCTGGGCCAGCAGCTGGGCCAGCTCCTGGtaagggggtgtgggggggcccGCGCCAGGGAGTGGTGGCGGGGCGCTCACAGCTGGCGGGGGGAAGAGGGCAGCGTGGACGGCGTCCTGACCCAGGACGTGCAGCTGTACCCGCGTGACAACGTGCTTGAAGTTGTTTTCGGTGGCGGTGCAGGAGTAGAGGCCACGGTCACCAGGCTGCAGGGCGCGGAGCAGCAAGCCCTGCTCTGTGCGCAGGAAGCGGTCCTCTGCACGAATCtgcaggggcagggagccagggctCAGGCAGGGCTTGTGTGCCCACCTGCTGCCCAGCCAGCTCCCGGAGCAGACCACCTCAGTGGCCATGTAAGGGGCTCATGTGGaatttccacaaagaaaaaccCACAGTAAGTTTCCACATAGCATCTGAATACGGCATCTGTACACATTTCCATTTCAGGAGGAGTGATTGTGAGGGGATTCTGTACAATTAGAGAATTTTGGAGCAATCgctcagaatttctttttaatggggAATACCCAACTGAGGTATCCTTATAGAATCTCCAGGAAGATTCTATCTTAAGGAGGGGTGTCTGGAACACATTTCCATAAAATGAGAGCTACTCCACAGAATTTCCACATCCTGGAACCCAACCGCATGGTATTTCCATACAATGAAGTATACCTCCAATGGAGCACACGTATGAGCTTTTCATGGAAAAAGGCATGCTTATAAGGGGTTTCCATGTAATATGGAAATCCTAGACTTTCCACAAAACTGGACCCACTTCAGGAAGGGAacttaggggatgcctgggtggttcagcggttgggcgcctgcctttggctcaggtcgtgatcacgggatctgggatcgagtcccacgtggggcttcctgtgaggagcctgcttccccctctgcctatatctctgcccctctctctgtgtcttgagagaccatgaataaataaataaatctttttttttttttttttttttttttttaaaggaagggaaCTTAGAAGGGCTTTCTTAGaatggggctgccccagattggCTCCTTTACCACATTTCACCCACATGGAATTTCTACTGCACGGGGGACTCCCACATCCACGGTGAGGACTATAGGGTACAGGAAATCACCTCACGGCGCCGGTCACTGGGATCTCGCTGAAACAGCCACTTAACAGTGGCCTGGGGTGAGCGAGGCTGGCATTCAAGGAAGGCCGCACTACCTGCCACACCGTACTGCACAGACTCCACAGTATTCTTGTTGGCTGTAGAACAAGAGGGCGCGGCATGAAAGCAGCATTGCCTCTGGGCAGACTGCAAGCTGGCAAAGGGCAAGTGCCAAGGGGCCCATATAGGGAACCCACCCTGGAAAAAGGCAGGGCTGTACTATCGGGCATCCACTTCTTCCTTGAGTGGGTGGTTAGGGACATCCCATCTCCCAAATTACAAGCTTCCTCATTCTGTGAGAGTCCTTCCagtggggagccctgggagcagctccagAGCTGCACAGCTCTACGCACTATGAGGGGTGCCCAGTGGTGATGCACCACATACTCACCATTGGAGTTGAACCCGCGGCACTGCCTGATGGGGTTCCCATGCCGGACATCCTGCCGGCGGCTCCGCCTAGATGAGGAGAGCTCCTGAACAAGTATTTTGGAGGAAGCTTGCCCGCCTCTAGGTCCCTGTACCTCCAATACTCCAAAGGAGTCTTGTCCATCACCCCCAGGGTAATATCACATCCACCACCAAACCCCCAGGACAGGACCCTCGGTCTGGTGGTTAAAATTCCAAGGATCTGGGGGGAGGGGTCCACACCTCTTGGAAGATGCTGTGTAGCGGGAACAGGCCTGGCCATCCCAGGCACAGTAGGGGTCCCGGGCGAGGCAGCAGTCGGCACAGGCAGCCCCATATGCCTGGCAGCGGTGCAGGCTCAGGTGTGTGACACCCACGGCTGAGGCCACGTACAGTTGTTgctgagggcagggggaggggctggtcAGTTCCTTCCCCATGGCCAGCCCCCATCGGCAGCCTGTTGGGCTCCTTCCCTTCCTGTTCCATGCCTCAGTTCCCCCATCCCTATACCAAGGGCATGACCCCAAGGGAGAATAGCCCACCTCACCAAAACTCACCCTCTTGGAAGAGATGGTCATGGTCTTAACAGGTGCTGGGTCCTAGAAGAAGACAGGGATAGCTTGGGGACTGGGGACTCCTTCCCTGCCCTGATCTAGAGGTATGAGGTCCAAGGTAAGGGGCTGGTACTAAGGAGGGCCAGGGTGAATAGGACTGGGCATCATACCCACCTTGAAGACCTCTACCTCCTCCAGCATGAGCTCCTCCATTTCCTGGTCATCCTTGGGCAGCACGATGACTTTCTGTACTGTCCCGCGGTCTGGAACGGGCCGGGCAGGGCCTCAGTGGGGCTGAGGATGCTGGGGAAGGGGTACCAGcctcagccccttcccccaccaggcCCCGACCCCCCAAGGGCAGTGGAGCAGGACAGGTCCAACCTGTACCAAGATTGAAGAATGTCCCCCAGATGAAGGGGCCCAGGATAAGGGatcgggggtgggtggggaggatgtCATGGCTGGggtctgcccctcccaccccagaccCTCATTTTGGGACTGCTGAGAATAGGATGCTGGAGGTATTCCTGTGTTGAGGGACTGGATCTGTGGTGCACGTGTCACGAGAACACGTATGTCAGTATTTGGACCCACGGATCCTGGAGGTGTCTACCACCTATTCCCTCTTTCTTGACCACACATGGGTTCCCAGGTGCCCAGTGGCCCTGCTCTCCCAGCCCCCAAGAGCTGGGGATGGTGATGGGGTTTCCCCACCCCTTGTCTCAGTTATCCTGGCTCCAAAGGATGAAGGTAGCAGAGTTGAAGCAGGGTAGGTCCCCACCCCCTGGATCAGCACCCTCCACCCAATGGGCCCAGCGTGGGAGGGTCTGGGAGCAGCAGTGGGTACCTGTGCCCAGGAAAAGCACCTCATAGCGCCCGTCGGCTGCATCCACCTGGTCCACAGCAACGGTGGTGAGCCTATAGGGAGCGCCTGTGCGGACGACCAGGGGCCGCCTCTGCAGAGGGTACACGGCCTGGTACATGAGCGGGTGGCTGCGCATGAAGTTAATCACTTCATCAGGGTAGTCCTTGGTGGACTTCATGGATGGTGTGAAGGTTCCTCCAGGGCACTGCAGGCACGTGATGAGCGTCAGGCCCACCTGGCGCTTGCTGAACCCCTTAGCTTCAGGAGCGGCCTCTCCTTTGTCCGTCCCCATCACATCCATTGGCTCTGCTCCTCAGAACCCCCATCCGGGCTTCTCCCCCTCGCCCAACCTATTTGCAGATGCTGTTCCAGCCGAGGTCCCAAGGTCCTACATAGCCAGATCCCACAGCCGCTCCCTGGCCTCACTGCCAGGGCTTTGGGTGGCATTAGGCAGAGCTGACTACTCCCTTTTCATGTCCTCATCTCCCACCCTGTTGTCTCCTTCCTCTAATCTGCCCCCTACACCCACTACCCCCCTGCTCAAGGGACTACGGCCCCAAGTTCTCTTCATACCCTCAGGTGCCGTGCCCTTTCCTggtgcctttccctctgcctgccctgcaCCTCTGCCAGCCCAACTCCAGGCCATCCTTCCAGCTTCCAAGTTCACCTTCAGGGGAAGACTTCCCTGGCCAAGGCTGAGACCAGCTCCCCCATCCCAGCCCTGACAACAAGGAGCCCAAACGGATCCCATTGTTCTGCTTCGACTGCTGTAGGGGCCCGCATTACACCAAGAGCAAGTGAGTCGCCTCCTACCACCATGAAGGTCCTGCAGGCCAGACCTTGCCTGCCATCACCTCCCTGGCTACAGTTAGCTAGCTACAGTGCCTCCAACCTGCCCTCCAGCTTTGTCTTGACTCCCATGcagcaccctcaccccacccccaagcaGCCTGCCACACCTGGCTGCTATCTTTGTTCCAGGTTCCTGGCTGGGTTCTTCACAGCCTGATGCTGTAAAcagtgttttgtttcattttgttttatttatttattttttaaagtaagttctatgccaaatgtggggctcagacccatgaccctgagatcaagagttgcgtactctaccaactgagccaactggcacccctgttttgttttgtttttaatgcagcTTTATTTAAATGGATAAATGGTAGGTTTATTTGTGTGTAAGGTCCACCTCTCCTACCTGGCTGTGAACTCCGGGATGGTGGGGCCCCACATCTGCTAAGTAGCTAACACAGAGCAAGCTTcacaaacagaaaggaaaggaaaaggtggAATGATTGGGGTTCTCACCGTGCCGGGCCGTGGGTAGGGCATCTTCCCTGAGAAGGGCATCCACTGGTAGTTGGGGCCCTCTTTGTGGGCAAAGGGCCCATTGAAGACCATGCGGATGTCAGCCATGGAGTAGACACACACAGCAGAGCCTCGGAACACGGAGCTGCAGGCAAGGCAGGCTGCTGCTGACCCTCGGCCCagggcccctccccagcccatccCCATCCCATAGCCTGCCACCAGGCTGGGGTCCTCCACACGTCATAGCCCCTCAGTCTAGCCAAGCCCTGCCaccgccagccccagccccagccccagcctcacccCGAAGAGGTAAAGACAGCATA encodes:
- the GNAT1 gene encoding guanine nucleotide-binding protein G(t) subunit alpha-1; this translates as MGAGASAEEKHSRELEKKLKEDAEKDARTVKLLLLGAGESGKSTIVKQMKIIHQDGYSLEECLEFIAIIYGNTLQSILAIVRAMTTLNIQYGDSARQDDARKLMHMADTIEEGTMPKEMSDIIQRLWKDSGIQACFERASEYQLNDSAGYYLSDLERLVTPGYVPTEQDVLRSRVKTTGIIETQFSFKDLNFRMFDVGGQRSERKKWIHCFEGVTCIIFIAALSAYDMVLVEDDEVNRMHESLHLFNSICNHRYFATTSIVLFLNKKDVFSEKIKKAHLSICFPDYDGPNTYEDAGNYIKVQFLELNMRRDVKEIYSHMTCATDTQNVKFVFDAVTDIIIKENLKDCGLF
- the SEMA3F gene encoding semaphorin-3F isoform X1 encodes the protein MPVAGLLLWASLLTGAWPATPNQDHLPAMPRVRLSFKELKATGTAHFFNFLLNTTDYRILLKDEDHDRMYVGSKDYVLSLDLHDINREPLIIHWAASPQRIEECVLSGKDGNGECGNFVRLIQPWNRTHLYVCGTGAYNPMCTYINRGRRAQATPWTQMQVVRGRGSRATDGALRPTPTAPRQDYIFYLEPERLESGKGKCPYDPKLDTASALINEELYAGVYIDFMGTDAAIFRTLGKQTAMRTDQYNSRWLNDPSFIHAELIPDSAERNDDKLYFFFRERSAEAPQSPAVYARIGRICLNDDGGHCCLVNKWSTFLKARLVCSVPGEDGIETHFDELQDVFVQQTQDVRNPVIYAVFTSSGSVFRGSAVCVYSMADIRMVFNGPFAHKEGPNYQWMPFSGKMPYPRPGTCPGGTFTPSMKSTKDYPDEVINFMRSHPLMYQAVYPLQRRPLVVRTGAPYRLTTVAVDQVDAADGRYEVLFLGTDRGTVQKVIVLPKDDQEMEELMLEEVEVFKDPAPVKTMTISSKRQQLYVASAVGVTHLSLHRCQAYGAACADCCLARDPYCAWDGQACSRYTASSKRRSRRQDVRHGNPIRQCRGFNSNANKNTVESVQYGVAGSAAFLECQPRSPQATVKWLFQRDPSDRRREIRAEDRFLRTEQGLLLRALQPGDRGLYSCTATENNFKHVVTRVQLHVLGQDAVHAALFPPPAVSAPPPLPGAGPPTPPYQELAQLLAQPEVGLIHQYCQGYWRHVPPSPREAPGAPRPPEPQDQKKPRNRRHHPPDT
- the SEMA3F gene encoding semaphorin-3F isoform X2 — its product is MPVAGLLLWASLLTGAWPATPNQDHLPAMPRVRLSFKELKATGTAHFFNFLLNTTDYRILLKDEDHDRMYVGSKDYVLSLDLHDINREPLIIHWAASPQRIEECVLSGKDGNGECGNFVRLIQPWNRTHLYVCGTGAYNPMCTYINRGRRAQDYIFYLEPERLESGKGKCPYDPKLDTASALINEELYAGVYIDFMGTDAAIFRTLGKQTAMRTDQYNSRWLNDPSFIHAELIPDSAERNDDKLYFFFRERSAEAPQSPAVYARIGRICLNDDGGHCCLVNKWSTFLKARLVCSVPGEDGIETHFDELQDVFVQQTQDVRNPVIYAVFTSSGSVFRGSAVCVYSMADIRMVFNGPFAHKEGPNYQWMPFSGKMPYPRPGTCPGGTFTPSMKSTKDYPDEVINFMRSHPLMYQAVYPLQRRPLVVRTGAPYRLTTVAVDQVDAADGRYEVLFLGTDRGTVQKVIVLPKDDQEMEELMLEEVEVFKDPAPVKTMTISSKRQQLYVASAVGVTHLSLHRCQAYGAACADCCLARDPYCAWDGQACSRYTASSKRRSRRQDVRHGNPIRQCRGFNSNANKNTVESVQYGVAGSAAFLECQPRSPQATVKWLFQRDPSDRRREIRAEDRFLRTEQGLLLRALQPGDRGLYSCTATENNFKHVVTRVQLHVLGQDAVHAALFPPPAVSAPPPLPGAGPPTPPYQELAQLLAQPEVGLIHQYCQGYWRHVPPSPREAPGAPRPPEPQDQKKPRNRRHHPPDT